One stretch of Hevea brasiliensis isolate MT/VB/25A 57/8 chromosome 12, ASM3005281v1, whole genome shotgun sequence DNA includes these proteins:
- the LOC110654420 gene encoding RING-H2 finger protein ATL8 yields the protein MTRPYRFLDAVNSTASTATTTLESSEQPATLDSDFLVILAALLCALICVLGLIAVARCAWLRRLSSTANSRSPNPSPLPLPSAANKGLKKKILQSLPKQTFSPDSAAKFTDCSICLTEFSTGDEIRVLPHCGHGFHVNCIDMWLGSHSSCPSCRQILVVARCQKCGGLPASSSGGAETEARLKEREDDANRY from the exons atGACTCGTCCTTACAGATTTCTTGACGCCGTAAACTCGACGGCGAGCACTGCCACCACTACTTTGGAATCGTCGGAACAACCGGCTACGTTGGACTCAGATTTCTTGGTGATACTGGCTGCACTTCTATGCGCTCTTATATGCGTTCTGGGACTCATAGCTGTGGCGCGCTGCGCCTGGCTTAGACGGCTTTCTTCCACGGCCAACTCCAGGTCTCCGAATCCATCTCCGCTCCCCCTTCCTTCAGCTGCAAACAAAGGTCTGAAGAAGAAGATCCTCCAGTCCCTCCCTAAACAGACCTTCTCCCCCGATTCTGCTGCCAAATTCACCGATTGCTCAATTTGTTTGACGGAATTCTCAACCGGTGACGAAATCCGAGTATTGCCTCATTGTGGTCACGGATTCCACGTGAACTGTATCGACATGTGGCTAGGGTCCCACTCATCCTGCCCATCATGCCGTCAGATTTTGGTGGTGGCCAGGTGTCAGAAGTGTGGCGGTTTGCCGGCTAGTTCGAGCGGCGGAGCTGAAACGGAGGCTAGACTGAAAGAGAGGGAAGACGACGCCAATAG GTACTGA
- the LOC131171137 gene encoding uncharacterized protein LOC131171137 — MKKLYINIPFTEALSQMPSYTKFLKEILSKKRKLEDYETVALTEECSSILQYKLPSKLKDLGSFSIPCLIGNMTINKALCDLGASSVKYPVGILENIPIKVGKFFIPVNFVVLEMEEDVQIPIILGRPFLATAGAIIDVKNRWLTLKVGDEEVEFNLFKTMKHKLKPNECFKVDIVDKIAEEEFHQTHPEDPLEACIVHSHTADNENTKIAACEQSLVANPPLPLA, encoded by the exons aTGAAGAAACTCTACATCAACATTCCCTTTACAGAAGCActgtctcagatgccatcctacacCAAGTTCCTTAAAGAAATTCTTTCgaagaaaagaaagctagaagactatgagACTGTTGCTCTTACAGAGGAATGCAGCTCTATACTGCAATACAAACTGCCATCAAAGCTGAAGGatctaggaagcttctccataccttgtcttATTGGCAACATGACTATAAACAAGGCACTCTGTGACTTAGGTGCAAGT TCTGTAAAGTACCCTGTAGGCATCCTAGAGAACATCCCTATTAAGGTGGGAAAGTTCTTCATCCCAGTTAATTTTGTTGTTTTGGAAATGGAGGAAGACgtccaaattcctatcatcctaggaagacctttcttggcaaccGCTGGAGCTATCATAGATGTTAAGAATAGGTGGTTAACTCTCAAAGTAGGagatgaagaagtggaattcaacttgttcaAAACAATGAAGCACAAACTTAAACctaatgaatgcttcaaggttgatatAGTTGACAAGATAGCTGAAGAAGAATTTCATCAAACACATcctgaagatcctcttgaagcatgcataGTGCACAGTCACACAGCAGATAATGAGAACACAAAAATTGCAGCTTGTGAACAATCTTTAGTAGCtaatccacccctacccttagcttAA